The proteins below are encoded in one region of Arenibacter algicola:
- the iolD gene encoding 3D-(3,5/4)-trihydroxycyclohexane-1,2-dione acylhydrolase (decyclizing): MKTKKLTVAQATIAYLKNQYVERDGVQNKFFAGCLGILGHGNVAGIGQALHQNLDFPYYVARNEQGMVHTAAAFARVKNRLQTFVCTSSIGPGATNMLTGAAAATINRIPVLLIPGDIFATRQVAPVLQQLESNLSQDISVNDCFKPVSKYWDRINRPEQLITSLPEVMRVLTSQAETGTVTLSIPQDVQAEAYDFPVEMFQKRVWYVGRTMPDKTLLSRAIQQIKDSKRPMIIAGGGTIYSDATGILKKLVNRTGIPVAETFAGKGSLGYNEPQNLGAAGVTGTPGAIEIAKEADLVIGIGTRYSDFTTISKSAFQNPNVRFININITEFDSFKHGALPLVGDAKAILESMDKELSNFEVDADYRKKAENYNKSWDQFVEDIYAEKNEVPAFQGEVIGAVNSFSKPEDIVLCAAGSLPGDLHKLWRTRNPKGFHLEYGYSCMGYEIAGGLGAKMARPDSEIYVMVGDGSYLMMSQEIVTSIQEKQKMTIILLNNDGYSSIGSLSSSLGSEGFGTYYRYRNEETDQLDGGKLPIDYAANAASMGAHVIKAANVKELNSALEKAKTIDKTTVIYIEVDRKKAVPGFAWWDVAVAEVSEKDAVKDSLKTSLENKKTQKYYL, encoded by the coding sequence ATGAAAACAAAAAAACTTACAGTGGCACAGGCCACGATTGCCTATCTAAAGAACCAATACGTAGAACGGGATGGGGTTCAGAACAAATTTTTTGCCGGTTGTCTTGGTATTTTAGGACATGGGAACGTAGCAGGAATAGGACAGGCATTGCACCAAAATCTGGATTTCCCTTACTATGTAGCCAGGAACGAACAGGGTATGGTACATACGGCTGCGGCCTTTGCCAGAGTTAAGAACAGGTTGCAGACTTTTGTCTGTACATCCTCCATAGGCCCCGGAGCTACCAATATGCTCACCGGAGCGGCAGCGGCCACCATCAACAGGATTCCTGTACTTCTGATTCCAGGGGATATATTTGCTACCAGACAGGTTGCCCCCGTATTGCAGCAGTTGGAATCCAATTTAAGTCAGGATATATCTGTGAATGATTGTTTTAAGCCAGTTTCCAAATATTGGGACAGGATCAATAGACCCGAACAATTGATTACCTCCCTCCCGGAAGTAATGCGTGTATTGACTTCCCAAGCGGAAACAGGAACGGTTACTCTGAGTATTCCGCAGGACGTTCAGGCGGAGGCCTATGATTTTCCTGTGGAAATGTTCCAGAAACGCGTTTGGTATGTAGGCAGGACTATGCCCGATAAAACACTTTTGTCTAGGGCAATCCAACAGATAAAGGACAGTAAAAGACCCATGATTATTGCGGGAGGTGGTACCATTTATAGCGATGCAACCGGAATATTGAAAAAATTGGTCAATAGAACGGGAATCCCCGTTGCCGAAACCTTTGCGGGAAAAGGGTCTTTGGGTTATAACGAACCTCAGAACTTGGGAGCTGCAGGGGTAACCGGAACCCCTGGGGCCATAGAAATTGCGAAGGAGGCCGATCTGGTTATAGGGATAGGTACCAGATATAGCGATTTTACGACCATCTCCAAATCGGCCTTCCAAAATCCTAATGTGCGTTTTATCAATATAAATATTACGGAGTTCGATTCCTTTAAACATGGGGCACTGCCATTGGTAGGGGATGCCAAGGCCATTTTGGAGAGTATGGACAAGGAACTGTCCAATTTTGAGGTGGATGCAGACTATCGCAAAAAAGCGGAAAACTATAATAAGAGCTGGGACCAATTTGTGGAGGATATCTATGCGGAAAAGAATGAGGTGCCTGCATTTCAAGGAGAGGTTATCGGAGCTGTAAATTCCTTTTCCAAGCCTGAAGATATTGTGCTTTGTGCAGCAGGTAGTCTGCCGGGAGACCTACATAAATTGTGGCGTACCCGAAACCCGAAAGGCTTCCATCTGGAATACGGTTATTCCTGTATGGGTTATGAGATTGCCGGTGGCCTAGGGGCAAAAATGGCACGCCCAGATAGCGAGATATATGTAATGGTCGGTGACGGAAGTTATTTAATGATGTCCCAAGAGATTGTAACATCGATCCAAGAAAAACAGAAAATGACCATTATTTTATTGAACAATGATGGTTATTCCAGTATAGGAAGTTTGTCCAGTTCCCTTGGAAGCGAGGGCTTTGGAACATACTACCGATATAGAAATGAGGAGACAGACCAATTGGACGGAGGAAAGTTGCCCATAGATTATGCAGCCAATGCCGCGAGTATGGGTGCCCATGTAATTAAAGCTGCCAATGTAAAGGAACTGAATTCGGCACTTGAAAAAGCCAAAACCATAGACAAGACTACCGTGATCTATATTGAAGTGGACCGTAAAAAAGCGGTACCCGGATTTGCCTGGTGGGATGTGGCAGTAGCCGAAGTATCCGAGAAGGATGCCGTGAAGGATTCATTGAAGACCTCTCTGGAAAATAAAAAGACCCAGAAGTATTACTTATAG
- a CDS encoding solute:sodium symporter family transporter — MNSELIIILTSFLIFTGGVAFFTWYSLRKTNLTSSDGYFLGGRSLTGIVIAGSMLLTNISSEHLIGMNGNSYVNGFIVIAWEVTSSIALVIAAIFFVPKYLKMGLTTIPQFLESRFDGMTRTMVAAILIFSFVVTLLPIVLYSGAIGIESLFGVSEALGVSKSEGLWITVVIIGVIGSIYAIFGGLKAVAYSDTINGFGLLLGGLLIPILALLAIGDNNIWDGLVKVYDYAPEKFNVVGARDSVLPFEVLFTGLIINQLYFWGMNQTIIQRALGAKNLKEAQKGLLITGLFKILIPLIIVLPGVICYYYFQDTYFDQQDTVYPQLVKKVLPVWLIGFFAAVIMGAVLSTFNSVLNSVATLFSMDIYKKHIAKNVSDVKLVKIGKVTSAVLAVAAIFAAPMVANASDGLYQLLQELNGIFFIPIASILLAGFFMKKVSATGAKVALIFGLCFYIFMTWGYTSHGIHFVHLWGIEFLLNVAIMYSVSYFYPNGNLYEITDVGAVNLKAWKYTIPMSIGLCAVTILIYVLLWNNQ, encoded by the coding sequence ATGAATTCCGAACTCATCATCATTTTAACTTCGTTCCTGATTTTTACGGGAGGGGTTGCCTTTTTTACATGGTATAGTCTTAGAAAAACAAACTTAACATCCTCCGATGGCTATTTCTTGGGAGGTAGAAGTCTTACCGGAATCGTTATTGCAGGTTCCATGTTATTGACAAACATTTCTTCGGAACACCTTATTGGGATGAACGGTAATTCCTATGTAAATGGTTTTATTGTTATAGCCTGGGAAGTTACCTCTTCGATTGCATTGGTAATCGCGGCCATTTTCTTTGTCCCCAAATATTTAAAAATGGGATTGACCACCATACCGCAGTTTTTGGAAAGTAGGTTTGATGGGATGACAAGGACCATGGTAGCCGCTATCCTCATCTTTTCTTTTGTGGTTACCTTGCTGCCAATCGTATTGTATTCCGGCGCCATAGGCATAGAAAGCCTCTTTGGTGTTTCGGAGGCCTTAGGGGTCAGTAAATCTGAAGGATTATGGATTACAGTGGTCATTATTGGGGTCATAGGGTCTATATATGCCATTTTTGGAGGATTAAAGGCTGTGGCCTATTCCGATACCATTAATGGATTTGGACTTTTATTGGGAGGTTTGTTGATACCAATATTGGCGCTACTAGCCATAGGAGATAACAACATCTGGGACGGATTGGTGAAGGTATATGATTATGCCCCTGAGAAATTTAATGTGGTAGGGGCAAGGGATTCGGTGTTGCCGTTTGAAGTGTTGTTTACAGGATTGATTATTAATCAGTTATATTTCTGGGGAATGAACCAGACGATTATCCAAAGGGCCTTGGGGGCGAAAAATTTGAAGGAGGCCCAAAAGGGACTTTTGATAACCGGTCTTTTTAAGATCTTGATTCCCTTAATAATTGTGCTTCCAGGGGTAATATGTTACTATTATTTTCAGGACACCTACTTTGACCAACAGGACACGGTTTATCCTCAATTGGTCAAAAAGGTATTACCCGTTTGGTTGATAGGCTTTTTTGCAGCCGTAATCATGGGAGCGGTATTGAGTACCTTTAATTCTGTGTTGAATTCGGTGGCCACCTTGTTCAGTATGGACATTTATAAAAAGCATATTGCCAAAAATGTCAGCGATGTTAAACTGGTAAAGATTGGAAAAGTCACTTCCGCAGTTTTGGCGGTAGCGGCCATTTTCGCGGCCCCAATGGTAGCCAATGCCTCGGACGGACTCTATCAATTGCTGCAAGAGCTTAACGGAATATTTTTTATTCCCATTGCCTCCATTCTATTGGCGGGCTTCTTTATGAAGAAAGTCTCTGCAACCGGGGCTAAAGTTGCCCTAATATTTGGACTCTGTTTTTATATTTTCATGACCTGGGGCTACACTAGCCACGGTATACATTTTGTACATCTATGGGGTATAGAATTCTTGCTGAATGTGGCCATAATGTATTCAGTGTCCTATTTCTATCCCAACGGGAATTTGTATGAAATTACCGATGTTGGCGCTGTAAACCTGAAAGCTTGGAAATACACCATTCCCATGTCCATTGGTTTGTGCGCCGTTACTATATTAATATATGTATTGCTCTGGAACAACCAGTAG
- a CDS encoding CoA-acylating methylmalonate-semialdehyde dehydrogenase, whose protein sequence is METLKNYIDGAWTPSTSKETIDIVNPATQEVLAKVPYGKDTQKDVDLAVASASKAYQEWSKVPVLKRVQVLYRLKSLMEENTEVLAEIITKECGKTYGESVGEIQRAIENIEVACGTPMLMAGDVIEDIATGIDEMMIRQPLGVAACITPFNFPSMIVFWFLPYAIATGNAFVVKPSEKVPMTMMKIFEFLDQLDIPKGLVSLVHGGKDSVDAILEHPAIKAVSFVGSTPVARYIYSKGTANGKRVQAQGGAKNPVVILPDADIEMSTKIIADSVYGCAGQRCLAASTIITVDDQKRQIKDALYETVKSRTTGYGLDREVNMGPVITSESKARITGLIQKGIDEGAKVLLDGRNASISGYEKGNFLNPTILEDVALDKELIKTEIFGPVMSLISMKNIDDALKFVNSGNYGNMACLFTGSGANARRFRNEADAGNIGINIGVAAPMAQFPFSGWKDSFFGDLHGQGKHAIEFFTQTKVIIERWPNIWSRKF, encoded by the coding sequence ATGGAAACTCTAAAAAATTATATCGATGGAGCTTGGACACCGAGCACATCCAAAGAAACAATAGACATTGTAAATCCGGCCACACAGGAAGTTTTGGCCAAGGTTCCCTATGGTAAGGACACACAAAAGGATGTTGATTTGGCCGTAGCTTCGGCATCCAAAGCATATCAGGAATGGAGTAAGGTTCCGGTGCTAAAACGGGTTCAGGTGTTATATCGTTTAAAATCCCTAATGGAGGAAAATACCGAAGTGCTTGCGGAAATTATTACCAAGGAGTGCGGGAAAACTTATGGGGAGTCTGTTGGAGAAATCCAAAGGGCAATCGAAAATATTGAAGTGGCATGTGGAACGCCCATGCTAATGGCTGGAGATGTTATTGAGGACATTGCTACTGGTATAGACGAGATGATGATCAGGCAGCCATTGGGTGTGGCCGCTTGCATTACCCCCTTTAACTTTCCAAGTATGATCGTTTTTTGGTTCTTGCCCTATGCCATTGCTACTGGTAACGCCTTTGTGGTGAAGCCATCCGAGAAGGTGCCCATGACCATGATGAAGATTTTTGAGTTTTTGGACCAATTGGATATCCCAAAGGGACTTGTTAGCCTAGTGCACGGTGGTAAGGATTCTGTAGATGCTATTTTGGAACACCCTGCCATTAAAGCGGTGAGTTTTGTGGGAAGTACCCCGGTGGCCAGATATATTTATTCCAAGGGTACCGCCAATGGTAAGAGGGTGCAGGCCCAAGGGGGTGCCAAGAACCCGGTGGTGATCCTGCCGGATGCAGATATAGAAATGTCCACGAAAATCATAGCGGATTCCGTTTATGGATGTGCAGGCCAAAGATGTTTGGCCGCTTCCACAATAATCACTGTGGATGATCAAAAAAGACAGATCAAGGATGCCCTTTATGAAACCGTTAAATCCCGAACAACTGGTTACGGTCTGGACAGGGAAGTTAATATGGGGCCTGTTATTACTTCGGAAAGTAAGGCAAGAATTACAGGCCTGATCCAGAAAGGAATAGATGAAGGCGCCAAAGTGCTTTTGGACGGCCGAAATGCTTCCATTTCAGGCTATGAGAAAGGAAACTTCCTAAATCCTACCATTTTGGAGGATGTAGCCTTGGATAAGGAATTGATTAAAACAGAGATTTTTGGTCCGGTGATGAGTCTTATATCTATGAAAAATATAGATGATGCCCTAAAATTTGTCAATAGTGGAAATTATGGAAATATGGCATGTTTGTTTACCGGTAGCGGTGCCAATGCCAGAAGGTTTAGAAATGAGGCCGATGCCGGAAATATCGGAATCAATATAGGGGTGGCGGCCCCCATGGCCCAATTCCCGTTTAGTGGTTGGAAGGATAGCTTCTTTGGCGACCTGCACGGTCAGGGCAAACATGCTATAGAATTCTTTACGCAGACCAAGGTAATTATTGAGAGATGGCCGAATATTTGGTCAAGAAAATTTTAA
- a CDS encoding sugar phosphate isomerase/epimerase family protein — protein MMKIANAPCSWGALEFDLEEKSEEIGFEQVLDEIKETGYIGTELGDWGYMPTSPSLLKAELEKRHLDLLGAFVPVALAKAANHDAGVVSALKVAELMFNAGYRNSFIVLADDNGSVPERTKNAGRITPAMGLSEDQWKVYASGAEKIVKAVKDAYGIRTVFHHHCAGYVETPEEIDKLMALTDPELLGLCLDMGHYAFGGGDPVKALKKYGKRIWHVHFKDYSPEAAKASREANGDYFDAIKRGVFCELGKGAVDFQSIVKILEEMKYNDWIVVEQDILPGMGNPKICAQANRDYIKSLGL, from the coding sequence ATGATGAAAATCGCAAATGCTCCATGCTCATGGGGCGCCTTGGAATTTGACCTGGAAGAAAAATCCGAAGAGATAGGATTTGAACAGGTGCTGGACGAAATAAAGGAAACCGGATATATAGGCACCGAATTGGGGGACTGGGGCTATATGCCCACCTCCCCAAGCCTGCTAAAAGCAGAGTTGGAAAAAAGACATTTGGATCTTTTGGGCGCCTTTGTGCCCGTTGCATTGGCAAAAGCTGCCAACCATGATGCAGGTGTTGTTTCTGCCTTAAAAGTAGCGGAACTTATGTTCAATGCCGGCTACAGGAATTCTTTTATTGTTTTGGCAGATGACAATGGTTCTGTTCCGGAACGTACCAAAAATGCGGGAAGAATTACCCCTGCCATGGGACTCTCGGAAGACCAATGGAAAGTATATGCCTCAGGTGCAGAAAAGATAGTGAAGGCAGTGAAGGATGCCTACGGCATAAGAACAGTGTTCCACCATCATTGTGCAGGATATGTAGAAACCCCTGAAGAAATAGATAAACTCATGGCCCTGACCGATCCGGAATTGTTGGGGTTGTGTTTGGATATGGGGCATTATGCCTTTGGAGGAGGTGATCCTGTAAAGGCCCTGAAAAAGTATGGCAAAAGAATTTGGCATGTGCATTTTAAGGATTATAGCCCTGAAGCGGCCAAAGCGTCCCGGGAGGCCAACGGGGATTATTTTGATGCCATTAAAAGGGGGGTATTCTGTGAACTGGGGAAAGGTGCGGTAGATTTTCAATCCATTGTAAAAATATTGGAAGAAATGAAATATAACGATTGGATAGTAGTGGAGCAGGACATTCTACCGGGCATGGGAAATCCCAAAATATGTGCACAGGCCAATAGGGACTACATAAAATCCTTAGGGTTATAG
- the iolG gene encoding inositol 2-dehydrogenase has product MTKVKFAVAGLGRIGKIHLENLLQMDQVEVVAVMDPMEECREYARERKIPHIVNTYDELLVVAPFDSVVICSPTDTHANYVEMAAKAGIHVFCEKPLDLSMQRVVEVLKVVKEANIKLMLGFNRRFDKEFRKVHDLVKQGAVGQPHLVKITSRDPGAPPVSYIKQSGGLFLDMTIHDFDMARFVVGKEIEEVYAKGAVLVDPAIGEAGDIDTAVVTLTYTDGTMAVIDNSREAAYGYDQRIEVFGSKGMAQADNNYEDSHRLYTGKGIQGSLPLHFFLERYAAAYKSEMASYVTSLKNGDTMEVDGTDGLRSLQIGLAAIKSLREKRPVKIEEIGN; this is encoded by the coding sequence ATGACTAAAGTTAAATTCGCGGTAGCAGGGTTGGGAAGGATAGGAAAGATCCATTTGGAAAACCTGCTTCAAATGGATCAGGTGGAAGTGGTGGCCGTAATGGATCCCATGGAAGAATGTAGGGAATATGCGCGGGAAAGGAAGATACCCCATATTGTCAATACTTATGATGAACTATTGGTTGTTGCTCCTTTCGATTCTGTAGTCATCTGCTCCCCGACAGATACCCATGCCAATTATGTTGAAATGGCGGCCAAAGCCGGTATCCATGTGTTCTGCGAAAAACCTTTGGATCTATCCATGCAAAGGGTTGTAGAGGTTTTAAAAGTGGTAAAAGAAGCCAATATTAAATTGATGTTGGGTTTTAATCGCCGGTTCGATAAGGAGTTTAGAAAAGTTCATGATTTGGTAAAGCAGGGTGCCGTTGGGCAGCCCCACTTGGTAAAAATTACCAGTCGGGATCCAGGAGCACCACCGGTAAGCTATATTAAACAATCCGGAGGTCTCTTTTTGGACATGACCATACACGACTTTGATATGGCCAGATTTGTAGTGGGCAAGGAAATCGAAGAGGTCTATGCCAAAGGAGCAGTCCTTGTGGATCCTGCTATAGGTGAGGCCGGGGATATAGATACTGCTGTGGTTACCTTGACCTATACGGACGGTACCATGGCCGTTATAGACAATAGTAGGGAAGCCGCTTATGGCTATGACCAAAGAATAGAGGTGTTCGGATCCAAGGGAATGGCCCAGGCAGACAATAATTATGAGGATTCACATCGACTGTATACCGGCAAGGGAATACAAGGATCACTACCGTTGCACTTCTTCTTGGAAAGGTATGCGGCGGCTTACAAATCCGAAATGGCCAGTTATGTAACAAGTCTAAAAAATGGAGATACCATGGAGGTAGATGGCACCGACGGACTGCGGTCACTTCAAATTGGCCTAGCTGCCATAAAATCATTACGGGAAAAAAGACCTGTAAAAATTGAGGAAATAGGCAATTAG
- a CDS encoding RNA polymerase sigma-70 factor: MKKGQPNINNELFLSLLEKGEKCAFETLFRLYFPKLVQIAKGYLVYQQEAESIVQNVFLKIWENKESLGDVSNINNYLYTMTKNLCLDQLRHEKVKRNYIDNSFRIKSEIQYKFIQDEAASLLLENELESKIIQSIELLPEKCKNIFKKSRLEGLKHSEIAAQMGVSHKTVDNHIATALRHMRFHLREFISIS, translated from the coding sequence TTGAAAAAAGGTCAGCCTAATATCAACAATGAGCTTTTTCTTTCCCTTTTGGAAAAGGGAGAGAAGTGTGCATTTGAGACCTTGTTCAGACTCTACTTCCCCAAACTCGTACAAATTGCAAAAGGATACCTAGTCTACCAACAGGAGGCAGAAAGTATAGTACAGAACGTATTTCTTAAAATATGGGAAAATAAAGAATCTCTGGGCGATGTGTCCAATATCAATAATTATTTATATACCATGACCAAGAATTTGTGCCTGGACCAATTGAGGCACGAAAAGGTTAAGAGGAACTACATAGATAATAGTTTTCGCATAAAATCCGAAATTCAATATAAATTTATTCAGGATGAAGCAGCCTCATTGTTGCTTGAAAACGAATTGGAAAGCAAAATTATTCAGAGTATAGAATTGTTGCCTGAAAAATGTAAAAATATTTTCAAGAAGAGCCGACTAGAGGGTTTGAAGCATAGTGAAATAGCAGCACAGATGGGTGTTTCCCACAAAACGGTAGATAACCATATTGCCACTGCCCTGAGGCATATGAGGTTTCATTTAAGGGAATTTATCTCAATTTCATAA
- a CDS encoding FecR family protein translates to MLDQKIYKYLRGTATSKEEKEVQEWIVSSDQNAKRFLEIKAKYVASTLDATDVGLDASFQGIVNAKKPSSRNGRRLPLAILKSAAILAILVGLGFIFRNTIVDSRTAPVIPGDAIILQLENGNIEVISEGGEAKVVDSEGNVLGAQQGAQLVYKNNGTSQEEITYNTLTVPYGKRFDLLLSDGTQITLNSGTSLKYPVQFLKTKNRQVFLDGEAFFNVAKDSVNPFIVNTNGLNVRVLGTKFNLSSYPEDQYVNTTLLEGSVSVYNKQDTFDSSNASLLEPGFKAEWNKYNKQISVEEADIAMHTDWLNGKIILRHVPFKNIVKKLERHYNVEIVNNNPELDEELFTASFDVETIDQVFKTFNFTYEMEYKINDRQIIIN, encoded by the coding sequence ATGCTGGATCAAAAAATATACAAATACTTAAGGGGTACTGCGACTTCAAAGGAGGAAAAGGAAGTTCAGGAATGGATTGTTTCTTCGGATCAAAATGCCAAAAGATTCCTTGAGATCAAGGCCAAATATGTGGCATCCACCTTGGATGCAACGGATGTGGGTTTAGATGCTTCCTTCCAAGGTATTGTCAATGCCAAAAAACCAAGCTCCAGAAACGGACGTCGCCTTCCACTTGCTATTTTGAAATCTGCTGCTATTTTGGCAATTCTAGTAGGGCTTGGTTTTATATTTAGGAATACTATTGTTGATTCCCGTACTGCGCCCGTTATTCCTGGGGATGCCATTATATTACAATTGGAGAATGGAAATATTGAGGTAATCTCAGAAGGGGGAGAGGCCAAGGTTGTAGATTCTGAAGGCAATGTATTGGGTGCCCAACAAGGGGCACAGTTAGTCTACAAGAACAATGGGACTTCACAAGAGGAGATAACCTACAATACGCTTACTGTTCCCTATGGTAAGAGATTTGATCTATTGCTTTCCGATGGAACCCAGATAACTCTTAATTCTGGAACATCCCTCAAATATCCAGTGCAATTCTTAAAAACAAAAAACAGGCAGGTCTTTCTGGATGGGGAAGCTTTTTTTAATGTAGCCAAGGATTCGGTAAATCCCTTTATAGTAAATACCAATGGGCTTAATGTGCGTGTATTGGGGACAAAATTTAATTTATCCTCCTATCCGGAAGATCAATATGTCAATACTACGCTTTTGGAAGGTTCGGTTTCCGTTTACAATAAACAGGACACTTTTGATTCTTCCAATGCTTCTTTACTGGAACCTGGATTTAAAGCGGAATGGAACAAATACAATAAACAAATTTCAGTAGAAGAAGCGGATATAGCTATGCACACCGATTGGTTGAATGGGAAAATCATATTGAGACATGTGCCCTTTAAGAACATAGTAAAGAAATTGGAACGGCACTATAATGTAGAGATCGTGAACAATAATCCCGAACTTGATGAAGAATTGTTTACGGCAAGTTTTGATGTCGAAACCATAGATCAAGTCTTTAAGACCTTCAACTTCACCTACGAAATGGAATACAAGATCAACGACAGACAAATAATTATAAACTAA